The following DNA comes from Nitrospirota bacterium.
TGAGTTTGGAGAGGGCATACGAACTCGGATGTAATACTATTCAGATATTTTCTCATAATCCAAGGGGTTGGGCCATTAAAGAACTTTCTGAAGAAGATGTTTCATTATTTAAAAAGTTAAGATTAATACGCGATATCACACCTGTGTATATTCATTCTTCTTACCTTATTAATATAGCATCTTCAAACAAGGTATTGAATAAAAAGTCTATCAGTTTACTCATAAAGGAAATGGACAGGGCTGATTTAATTGGAGCAGATTTTGTTATCCTTCATCCTGGAAGCGCATCAAACGAATCAGGAAAGATTGCGAGGAAAAGAGCGATTGATGCGTTGAATGAAGTGGCAAAAAAAGGAAAATGGAATGCTGGTTTGCTTATAGAAAATACATCCGGTGAAAGAGGAGATATTTCTACTTCAATAAAAGATATCGCAGAGATTATTCAAGGAGTAAATGAATATTTAATATCAGGTATATGCATCGATACCTGCCATTTGTTTGCAGCAGGATATGATATACGCAGGACAAAAGTGATTAATAATATTTCGAACGATATAGAGAAATATATAGGATTTAAATATGTCAAACTCATACATCTCAATGACTCAAAAACAGATCTCGGAAAACATATTGACAGACACGAACATATCGGAATTGGAAAAATCGGCATAGCAGGTCTTCGTAAATTTATAAATTACAAGACTTTCAGATCCGTCCCTCTGATACTCGAAACACCGAAAAAGACAGAATCTAACGATCTGATGAATATTCAAAAAGTGAAAAAAATGACTAATTATATATAATAGTTTACGATTTATATACAGTTGTTCCTAATATAGAATCGTTTACAATTTTGCATTATATGTTCATAAATATAATTTTTTTGTTGACAAATAGAAAATTTTATTGTATAAATTTTTACAGGTGATAGAATGTTAAAAAGTTTATTTTCATCATCAATACGTGCAGATGTCCTCTCATTGCTGTTGAACAGCCCTGATGAACAATTCTACATAAGGGAAGTTGCTAAGCTCCTCAGAAAAAATCCTTCCGGTATAAAAAGGGAACTTGACAATCTCGAAAAAATGGGTATTGTTACCAGTGAGAAGATTGTCAATCTGAAATACTTCCAGGCTAATAAGGAATCACCTCTTTTTTCTGAACTAAAAAATCTTATTACTAAATCTCTTGGTTTGCCCGGTGCATTGAAGGCAGTCCTCAGGGCATCCGGGGCAAAAGCCGCATTTCTTTATGGACCATATGCAGAAGGATATGATGTGCAAACAGTAGATCTTTTTGTAATTGGTGCATCATTATCACTCACAAAGGAACTTAAAGACCTTGAGAAGAGATTCGATTTAAAAATCAATTGTACTGTTGTTGATGAAGATGAGTATAAGGTAAAAAAGAAAAAGCGTGATGCAAATCTGAAGAGAATTTTGTCAGGTAAGAGAATAACCTTAATAGGGAGACTTTAAAAAGATCTCCCGCATATGATAAATATGCGGGTAGAAAGGGGGTGAAGACTGAATGGCAACAAAGAAAGCAGCCACAAAGAAAAAAGCAGCAAAGAAGACCGCAAAGAAGAAATAGTTTAAGTCTCAAGTAGAATAACGATTTTAAAGGCTGGAGGAGAAATTCTCCAGCCCTTCTTTTTGCGGTCTTCATAATTATGAAACTCTATTTTGGTTAAAAAAAGCAAGTATAATTTGTAACTTATTGAAAAAAAAGAAAAATTATAAATATGCAGGAATAGGTTGATGAACCTTTTCTGATATTAATTCCCATTGACTGGGGAGTGATAATAGTTTTTTCAGGAATTTAAGATTTGTTGAATGTCCTGATTTATTTGCAATAATATGACCACAGATGGGGTAACCGAGCAGAGACATATCACCAATTAAATCCAGTATCTTATGTCTTACAAATTCATCTTTAAATCTCAAACCTGTAGAATTCAAAATACCATTTTCTCCAAGTATTATGGCATTATCAATTGAACCACCCTTTGCAAAACCATTTGCCCTCAGAGATTCAACCTCCTTAAGGAATCCAAAGGTGCGAGCAGGGGCGATCTCGAGCAGGAAATTTTCCTCATTCATGTCCAGACTTAATTTCTGTTCGCCAAGCAGATTGTGGTTGAAAAGGATTCTGTATGTTATGCGAAGGCTGTCATAAGGTAGTGCTGTTAACTCGGCATTTCCGTCAGTCAGAACTACTGGCTTTGTTATACGAACATAAGGTCTCTTTTTGCTTTGTTTTGCAATTCCTGCATCCATAATAAGTTTAGTCAATTCAGCGGAACTACCGTCAAGAATAGGGATTTCCGGGCCGTATACATCTATTATAATATTGTCTACACCGAGCCCAGCCAGAGCAGCAAGAATGTGCTCAACAGTTCTAATTTTTGCCCCATTGTAACCTATTGTAGTTGCAAATGCAGTATCAGTAACAGAATTTACGCATGCTTTTATTGCCGTATCCTTGTCTTTTCTTATAAAAAGAATACCAGTATCACGTGATGCTGGTTTCAGGCAGACTTTAGAATATCGGCCTGTATGGAGCCCGATGCCATCGAAACATATTTCTTGTTTTATGGTTCTTTGTAATCGCATTTTTAAAAAAATAATTAAAACCTCTAAAAAGCTGCAAATATAATGCCAAAAAAAAATTTTGTAACAATTTAACAATTAAAGACAATTAATTGTCTTCAGAATGGCTTAAAAAGAGGTTCTAATAAAAGACTATAATTAATATCCCGATAACTTTTGTTAGTTCAGAAGAGTATATGTGTTGTTCCTTAGCAATGGTGTGTGTATTATTTAACACAATATTCTCTATCTCATATATAGTTGAATATGTTAAAATTCATGATGAAAAATGGAAATTATATCTTAATTAGAATTAGAGTATGATAGGTATTATAGGAGGTAGTGGACTTTATGAAATTGAAGGGATTACTATTAATGAAGTTAGAGAGCTATCAACCCCTTACGGAACTCCATCAGATAAATATATAATTGGTCAGTTTTCAGGAAAAGATATTGTTTTCCTTCCAAGACATGGTTCTTTGCACTGCATTCCACCCCATAAGATTAACTACAGGGCAAATATTCAGGGATTTAAAGATATTGGTGTAAAGAGACTTATATCCATTGGTGCTGCTGGAGGAATAAGTCCAGGGATGTCACCTGGCACAATAGTTGTTCCAGACCAGATCATAGATATGACAAAAGGAAGAGAATCTA
Coding sequences within:
- a CDS encoding deoxyribonuclease IV gives rise to the protein MRRLGVHTSIAGGLHLSLERAYELGCNTIQIFSHNPRGWAIKELSEEDVSLFKKLRLIRDITPVYIHSSYLINIASSNKVLNKKSISLLIKEMDRADLIGADFVILHPGSASNESGKIARKRAIDALNEVAKKGKWNAGLLIENTSGERGDISTSIKDIAEIIQGVNEYLISGICIDTCHLFAAGYDIRRTKVINNISNDIEKYIGFKYVKLIHLNDSKTDLGKHIDRHEHIGIGKIGIAGLRKFINYKTFRSVPLILETPKKTESNDLMNIQKVKKMTNYI
- a CDS encoding winged helix-turn-helix transcriptional regulator — translated: MLKSLFSSSIRADVLSLLLNSPDEQFYIREVAKLLRKNPSGIKRELDNLEKMGIVTSEKIVNLKYFQANKESPLFSELKNLITKSLGLPGALKAVLRASGAKAAFLYGPYAEGYDVQTVDLFVIGASLSLTKELKDLEKRFDLKINCTVVDEDEYKVKKKKRDANLKRILSGKRITLIGRL
- a CDS encoding UDP-3-O-acyl-N-acetylglucosamine deacetylase; translated protein: MRLQRTIKQEICFDGIGLHTGRYSKVCLKPASRDTGILFIRKDKDTAIKACVNSVTDTAFATTIGYNGAKIRTVEHILAALAGLGVDNIIIDVYGPEIPILDGSSAELTKLIMDAGIAKQSKKRPYVRITKPVVLTDGNAELTALPYDSLRITYRILFNHNLLGEQKLSLDMNEENFLLEIAPARTFGFLKEVESLRANGFAKGGSIDNAIILGENGILNSTGLRFKDEFVRHKILDLIGDMSLLGYPICGHIIANKSGHSTNLKFLKKLLSLPSQWELISEKVHQPIPAYL